The Solea senegalensis isolate Sse05_10M linkage group LG18, IFAPA_SoseM_1, whole genome shotgun sequence DNA segment GAGATGGACTCCTGAAGCTGAGGAGGCCCTGAGAGACTGTTACGATactcactgtctcacagactATCTCAACCTCATTGCAGACGTGGTCGCCCCCACCAAGACTGTTTGGTGTTATGCTAATAGCAAACCATgggtaacacaggaagtcaaggCCGTcctcaacaagaagaagaaggcctTCAGGACTAAtgacagagaggagatgaaagcGGCACAGCTCGAGGTGAAACTCTGCCTGAGGGAGGAAAAGGATTCCTACAGGAGGAAAGTGGAGCAGAAACTGAGGGATAACAACATGAGGGAGGTCTGGGAAGATGTCAAAACCATCACAGGCCACAAAGCCAAATCCAGCACAGATGGGGGAGGAGTGGAGAGGGCAAATAATCTGAACACCTTCTTCAATAGATtcagccactccaccccacctCCCACCCTCACTACCACCCAGGAAGCACAGCAGAACccacctctcctcccctcctgcgACCACAGCCACCCCCAACCTGCCCTCCCACTCCCACCTCTCTCTGACACCAGCCATCCCCCCCCCTTCCCTCCTCTCAACCCCCTCCCTGCTTCACAGCTGATAAGGTGAGGAGAGAACTGAGGATGCTCCGGCCCCAGAAGGCAGCTGGAAGACATCGTGCATCGTTCCAGTTTTAAAGAAGAACCGGCCCAGCAAGCTGAATGACTTCAGACCAGTGGCACTTAGTTCACATCTGATGAAGACTCTGGGGCGGCTCTTCCTCAACCTCCTCAGGTACAGCACGCTGAGGACACTCTACAGTGTTGGTTGTAGAGGATGCCATTCTCTACCTCCTACACCGAGCCCACTCGCATCTGGACAAGGGAAGTGGCACAGTCAGGATCCTCTTTTTGGACTTTTCAagtgccttcaacaccatccagcCCCTTGTACTCAAAGAAAAACCCACCAGAATGCGAGTGGACCCCTGCCTGGTTGTTTGGATTTCGAGCtacctcacagacagaccaaAGTATGTCAGGCTGAAGGACATCACGTCTGACACTGTGGTCAGCAACATCAGAGCTCCTCAGGGGACTGTGCTGTCTCccatcctcttcactctgtaCACTGCGGACTTCTGCTACACCTCTGAAACGTGTCACATCCAGAAGTTCGCAGATGACACGGCCATCATGGGGTGTAtcagagacaatgaagaggaagaggaatatagGAGCCTGGTGAGGAACTTTGTTGTCTGGTGCCACATTAATAACCTGTAGCTCAACACCTCAAAGACCAAGGTACTGGTCATCGACTTCAGGAGGGACAGACCCAGTTCGAGACCAGTTCTAataggagcagaggaggtggaggtcgtGCAGACCTACAAATATCTTGGGCTGTGGCTGGACAACAAGCTGGACTGGACAAGTAACACAAGGCAACTGTACAAGAAGGCCCAGAGCCGATTGTACTTTCTGAGGAGGCTACAATCTTTTAACGTCTGCTAGAAGCTCCTGTGGATGTTCTACCAGTCTGTGGTTGCCAGTGTTCTCTCCTACACTGTGGTGTGCTGAGGCGGGAGCACAACTAAGGCAGACTTCCACAGACTGGAAAAACTCATCAGACAGGCCGGCTTGGTGGTAGGAATGAGGTTGGACCCTCTGGTTGCTCCTCCCAAAGTACAGGACCAACAGGCTGGGGGACTTGTTTTTCCCCCGGGccatcaaactgtacaactcctcaatgggggggaggagggcaaagaaaacaaacagtacaaactaaacaaacaactgtccataatcacaactcactgaaatgtgcaataaccacaacaataacaacataataacatgtgcaataaaaccttatagacagtgcaataaaaccctgggcaatacggggtaactgtaggtgtgtgtgtacctgtgtgtgtatgtatgtgcatatatatatgtatatatgtgtatgtatgtaccgtatgtatgtatatatatatatatatgtgtgtatgtgtatatatgtatatatatatatatatatatatatatatatatatatatatatatatacatgtatacatatatatatatgtatatagcatagttcatttttatcttattttattttattctacatTGTATGGTGTTTGGtacctggggtgtttctctttccggtctcctgtaaagtgtgactgTAATTtataacagtgctgtgtgtggatgttggagctgttaatttccctgagggaacctcccaaagggattaataaagttgtctgtctgtctgtctgtctttcataTGAATTTAGATTTCTGTGCATTTTTGCTGATGTAACActgatggagctgctggtccactgctgcctcgtgtggtcactttgtgtcactgagatcaatctgaacaaaggatttcaaatcatgttgtgtgtgtgtgattctgagAAACAAACTACTGTAAATTGATTTgaatcttttattgtttttttctaatcatGAGTGGGTCAGGAGTAGGGTCACAGGTAGGGTCAGAGTAGGGTCAGAGTAGGGTCAGGAGTAGGGTCAGAGGTAGGGTTAGAAGTAGGGCGTGGGGTCACTCTTGTCTGACATCTGGACGTGCACGTGTGAGGTGATTCCTGGGTAAACGCTCTGCATGGGCAGCATGACGCCGATCCTCTGACCCTTCGTCACCGTCCCAGACGTGCGGTCCGGTCTCACGTAGAACAGTTTGAAGCGCAgacctgaaacaacaccatcaataattaataaacCCAGTCAATAAATGCCACCCGTGTGTTGTGTCATGAGTGATGTTAGCCCTACCCCCTCCACTCAGGTTGATGCCGCTATTGATGGCAGCCTTAGCGGGGTCAGTGTAGACGGTGAGTTGGCCTTCAAGTGTCACGTCAAACGGAGCGTAGACGACTGAGCCGTCCTCACACGCGATGTCCAAACCTTTGTGCTCCCGGGGTCCCCtggaccaacacacacacacacacacacaacatcagtcCACACTGGCaacatttcccataatgcatcTGGGCAGCTGTGTGTTACCGTTTGGCTCCGAAGTGACCATATCCCCAGCTGTCACTTATCCTCCTTTCGTTGTTTGGGTTTCCACTGCAGAGCTGACCGAACCGAACggcctcacatacacacagcaaggctgcgcacacacacacacagagttagcGCTAGCATGATAACCATGATAGCTGTGAGTTTCTTACCGAGcactcccacaaacacacacacatacagagttaGCGTTAGCATGATAGCTGTGAGTTTCTCACCGAGcactcccacaaacacacacagagttagcATTAGCATGATAGCTGTGAGTTTCCCACCGAGCACTCATACACACAGAGTTAGCATTAGCATGATAGCTGTGAGCCCACCGAGCACTCATACACAGAAAGCAGCATGATAGCTGTGAGTTACtccgagcactcacacacacacagagttagcGAGCATGATAACTGTGAGTTACTCACCGAGcacttattcacacacacaaagttagCAGCATGATAGCTGTGAGTTTCccaccgagcactcacacacacagagttagcGTTAGCATGACAGCTGTGAGATTCTCACCgataactcacacacacacacacagagttagcGTTAGCATGATAACTGTGAGTTACTCAccaagcactcactcacacacagagttagCGTTAGCATGATAACTGTGAGTTTCTCAccaagcatacacacacagagttagcGTTAGCATGAGAGCTGTGAGTTACTCACCAAGCGCTGCGACGATGCGTCTCATGTTGATCAGTTTCTGTTCTCACTGACGCTTCAGTCCTCGATCagcttttatataaaaaagtttCCACATTGTGGAAAATCCCAAACGTCAGTGGGATTATTTAAGATTTCACAACACCAGGTGAAGGGGGCGGAGACAGATGAATGTCCTCTGGACTCAAACAACAGCTGTTTAGTTCACCTTTGAACTTAGTGACTGTAAAGTTCAGCTTCCATAAAACttcaacaacaaacatgaaAGTCTCgtttaaaatagtttattttattttcttcaaatagaacttgttcttttgtttctatacaaacatttttaaataaatctacaAACATAATCCAACAGTTTTCACGTTAATTTTCTCTCCATGTTTATGTTCTTACAgaagttaaaaaagactttttcAGATTTAAAGAGAAAGTTCGTCTTCAGTGGAGCGTCAGTCCTTCGCTCACGGGCATGTTGATGTGAGCGGTCAGCAGGGGGCGGCTCTTCCCCTCGTGCAGGACAAACActttgatgatgtcagagaTGCCCTTGTCGCTGGTGCACTCCACAAAGGTCTCCACGGGGTAGACCAGACCGGGCACCAGCAGCGGGATCCTCATGTAAGGGTTCCTCATGCGATACAGGCTCTCGTCGTACAGGAAGCTGACGGCGAGGTTCATGACGGGACGACACGCCGCCGTGTTCTGCACATTCAGGGTCAGTTTGAAGGACGGACCCAGACCCTGGACCACGGCGTTCATCTTCAGCGGCTCAGAGAGGCTGGAGGACACTGGTGCCAGGCTGGACTCCAGCGCCTTCACGTAGGCTTTGGCGGCGGCCAGTCGCATGCGGCTCAGGTCCATCTGGAAGGCTCGGTGCATGGCCACGCCGTTCTCCCGCTCCCTTAGCGTCTGGTCCACATACAGCTTGGTCTTCTTGGGCACGTTGAGACGCACGCCCTGGGCCAGTGGCGGCCCAGGGGCACTGTCCCGGTCATCAAATGTCGCCGTCCTCTTCAGGATCTTCACCATCATGCCGCCGCCTTTGGTGGTCATGATCAGCGTCCCGTCCTCGCGTCCGTAACGGCCGAAGCAGATGCTGGTGACCACGTCGGGCGTCTTGATGGTGCTCAGCAGGTTCTTGTCGCGGTACAGCTGCACATCACAGTTAGCCAGGCCCACCAGGACGGCCTGGAAACCCCGTGTGGGCAGGTCCATGGCGGCCATGGTGGTGATGGGAGCGGGTAGGATGGTCCTCCACAACCTCTTCCcctgaggagacagagaaagagatgcTGAGCTCAGACTGTCTCCATGGTGACGGACAACAAAGTCCACCCTGTACCTTCTGTGTGAAGCCCTGCAGACTCTCGTCGGTGCAGCCGACCACCACGCTCTTCCCGACCCTGACCAGCCCGACTGGGTGAGATGACAGCTCCACGCAGTACTTGGGTTTGTCCGAGTCCCTGAGGAGTGGCGGCACAAACACCTGAGGTCACACCTGAGCCTGGTGACTACGCCCACACCTGCCCACCCACCCCTCAAACAGGTCTCACCTGCGCAGAATGTAGATGTTTCCGTTGCGACACGCCACCGTGACGCGGAACTCCACGTCAAACTGACCCGTCACATCCATCATGGTGGGAGGAGCCGGCAGCGACATCTGCGACAAACACACGGTTAGTTCACCTGTGATGACGGTGGCGGCAACGACGACGGTGATGATTGTTTACTTTTGACAAGATGATGAAGGCCTCGGGGTCGAGGACGTAGACGTCGCTGCTCTCCGTCCCGATCACCAAACAGCTGACGCCGTCCTCGTCCGCCGTGCTCTTCTTCAGAGTTCCGATGCAGGTGATGACGGTCTGACACAggggaggaaacaggaagtgacatcatcatcaaataTGGCTCATTATTACAGGCTCAGATGAGACTGCACAGAATAATGGGTGTGGCCTTCCAGTTTTAAAAACGTGGAGCCCAGAAAGTCgcagttagccaccagagggcgactgGGTTCTTACCCACATGTAAAAAATCACAGAGTAAGAGTCGACGATAGCGCTGGCGTCGTCCAGTGGGAACTACGTGTCTGTGAATTTCCTGTTTCTAAACCCGTGGTGCTGTCGCTCACCGACACCAAACTGAGGACTACAAGACTCTGTCGGCCATGTTTGTTGTCGTGATGGCTACCTGCCGCCTGATTGGCTGCTGTTTGTGCAGCTGGACGAACTCGTCCATGTCGCTGGTCTCCAGAGAGAGGAACCTGAGGGAGCGCACGGACAGCGGGACATCCGCCTTCTCCCTGACACCCTCTAGCATCTCCTTCAGGGTCACAGGGTCGATGTGACCCTCCCTCGCCTGCTGCCACACGTCCTGATCAATCAGAGCACAGCAGCGTGTCACAGTCAGCGGTGTGTGGGCGGATGAATCATGTGATCAGGAAAACTCACCTGCTCCAGCGTGTTGACCTCCAGCCCGGGCAGCGTGAACTTGAAGTACGGCCTCAGGTTCTTGTAGACGTAGACACAGGGTCCCGACGCCACAGCAACGGCGGGGATCCGCGGCTCGTGCAGATCCATGAAGAAGGCGACGAGGCCGGTGGGCAGGTCCAGCAGCGTGCTCTCGCTCAGCAGGGCCGTGCCCCGAAAAACCTTCAGCTTCATACCAGAGGAACCTGAGCCCAGGTCGCCCACCAGCAGACGACTCTCACCGTCACCACTGAGGTCAGCGAGGTCAACACACGACGAGAAGGTGTACAGACCAGCCACGGGGTCATAGTGAGCGTCCAACCACCTCCCTCCATCACAGCTGCTCTCTGACATGACGGAGGCGGAGCCGAACTGTGTTCACGgagaggacaaggaggaggagctctatagagagagggagagaagaacacacacacacaggtaagacacacacatacacacacacacacaacacacacaggtaagacacacacacacacacacactcaggtaagtctcacacacacacacacacacacacacaggtaagacacacacatacacacacacacaaacacacacaggtaagacacacacacacacacacacacacacacatatgtaagacacatgcacgcacacacagtttatCAGTTAATTAATTGAATCTAATAATCGATCACGTGATTGTGATCGAATAAAACAAGTCACACATAGACACCGCCCCCTCACCGTTGTCATGGAAACGCGTTGTCGCGTCTCGTTGATCGTGACGTAAGATCGTTTTTCTTTAATCAGCGCGAGGACTCTTTAAAAAATAACGCGCTTTGATCGATTAAGATCGATAAAATCGATCATGAGTGAACACAAAGTTTCATCAGATAATCCACCTCCGCTAATCTGATCCTCAtcgacgctgctgctgctgctgctgcggggcCTCTTTGATGACGTCATCATCACCCGACGAGcccttattttaattattattatagtttataGTTTTTATACTTCTGACGATTAATTTACAGTCACGATGTTCACGTTATCTTtgtatttgtcatgttttggttttatttcgcTTTTAGTCGCAGTCTCGCGAGACTACGTGTCCGTGTGTGACGTGTCCTCGTGTCTGTGATCTGATTGGTTCTCCGTCGTCAGTTTAAAAAGTAGCCCGCGGAGCGAGAAgggtcttttttattattattattttttatacaacTTTATTGCAATACGGTTACAGTACAGAAGTGATGAACGACAAACAAGCAGAGCAGAAACAGGAGACAGGGGAGCCAATGAGTTATTCAAAAGACAAAGAGGACCAAACATTGACAGTCTTAATTGACTTCTTGTTGTTAGagccagaaatcaaagaaatataATGCACAACTTCATGGGTAAAAGGgacaaaattagattttttaccattgaatttacatttatgaatatgGAATTTTGCCAATAGAATCAATTCATTTATAATGAAATACATATTCTCTCTATTTTGAGTTCTATAAAAGCAAAATACCACATTCTCCCATAATAAGACAAAGTCTTTATAATTATGGTCAACGATGATCTGCTGATGTTTTGCCAAAATGATCTGGTGTGTGAACAATACCAAAAGAGGTGTGAAACAGTTTCTGGGTGATTTTCACAAAAGGAAgagtttgtatttatgtctctTTTAAATTTTGTCATATAGTGATTAGCAGGGTAATATCGGGGAATTATTTTGAATGATACTTCTTTCACCTTGTTTACTATCATGTATTTGTTAGAAATCAACCAAACTTTTTTCCAATCAATGTAGTTCACAAATCTGTTCCAATAAAAAACAACGTTTGGAATTTCTTTCTGAAACAGGGCACGAATGTTCTTATTATTTCAGGGAAGTCTAGAAAAACAGATCTTTCCAATAGCAGGGAGGGAGACAGGAGTGGGAGGAGTTCTGCCAGTATCTCTGAAAAGCATTGAAGTGGAATATTGTATGTTAAAAGAAACTCTCTATAAGATAAAAGCCGCCCCTCTCCGTTTAATAGCTGGCACGATTTGATTCTGTACCCAGTTCTCAAAGAAAagtgacttgtttttatataaaatatctcTGTTATTCCAAATCAGATACCTGTGAGGTGAGaaattgtgtttatatatgaGAGAAGGGTCTTGCTGCAGATCAcattgatacaatatagtatcacgtttatatatttatcacgctgatacaatatagtatcacgtttatatattATCAcgctgatacaatatagtatcacgtttatatattATCAGTATCCGCTTATATATTATCAcgctgatacaatatagtatccgCTTATATatttgatacaatatagtatcgcTTATATTTATCAcgctgatacaatatagtatcacgtatCACAATATATTATCCGCTGATACAATAtcgtttatatatttatatacaatatagtatcacgtttatatattATCAcgctgatacaatatagtatcacgtttatatattATCAcgctgatacaatatagtatcacgtttatatatttatcacgctgatacaatatagtatccgCTATATATTATCAcgctgatacaatatagtatcatcGCTTATATATTTATCAcgctgatacaatatagtatcacgctATATATTATCACGccgatacaatatagtatcataTATTATCACGCTGATACATATATCACGCTTATATATTATCACGCCAAGTATCGCTTATATATTTATCACGCCGATACAATATAGTATATGTATCACGCCgatacaattatatatatattatcacgCTGATACAATATATCACGTATCCGCTGTATCACGCGgctgatacaatatagtatcacgctTATATATTTATCAcgctgatacaatatagtatcacgctTATATATTATCcgctgatacaatatagtatcacgtttatatattATCGCTGATACATAGTATCATCGCTTATATATTTATCAcgctgatacaatatagtatcgtTTAtcgatacaatatagtatcacgtttatatattATCACGCTGATACAATATCgcttatatatttatatacaatatagtatcacgtttatatatttatcacgctgatacaatatagtatcacgctATATATTTATcgctgatacaatatagtatcgcGTTTATATATTTATCGCTGATACGTATAGTATCGCGTTTATATATTTATCAgctgatacaatatagtatcacgctTTATATTTTATCAcgctgatacaatatagtatccgCTTATATGATTATCACGCTGATACAGTATAGTATCAcgtatatttattatatatatatattatcacgctgatacaatatagtatcacgcgtttatatatttatcacgctgatacaatatagtatatTTATCACGCTGATacatatagtatcacgtttatatattATCAcgctgatacaatatagtatatTTATCCGGATACAGTATAGTATCATGCTTATATATTTATCAcgctgatacaatatagtatccgCGTTTATATATTTATCACGCTGATACAATAGTATCACGCTTATATGTGATACagtatagtatcacgtttatatatttatcacgctgatacaatatagtatcacgtttatatattATCAcgctgatacaatatagtatcacgctATATATTTATCATGATATATAGTATCACGcgctgatacaatatagtatccgCGTTATTATATTTATCGGGTATCCGTATCTGATACGTATTATTTATCTATGCGCTGATACATAGTATCTATAGTATTTATCATGGTATCACGTATCATCGTATATAcgatttatatatttattgatacaatattatcatatgATTATATAGTACGGCGATACAATATAGTATGCTTATATATTATCAcgctgatacaatatagtatccgCTTATTGATTATATGTATCACtggtatttatatatttatcacgctgatacaatatagtatcacgtttatatatttatcacgctgatacaatatagtatcacgtttaggAATCTTTCTTAAAATCTAAATTCTCAACAAGAGTAAAAACATCCTGCTCACCAATGACCTTACAGACGAGTTGTGACCTCATCATCTCATATCACCCTCCATTGTTTCGGCCAATCAGGCTTCTTGTTCAGAGCCATGATTTCTGGAGAGAGTTCCTCAGATCACTGTGGACAGATGTTCATATCAGGCCTGTCTTTACAGAGCAGACAACAGTGCGATCCACTGACAGTGGCAcattcctcaggcatcccctcactctctaagatcttgttgaatagtctaaccagaaactctactgcctcctctccgagacacttccatacctccacaggtatatcatcaggaccaactgcctttccattcttcatcctctcacttcatctttactaatctctgctacttcatggtTCAAAGTAGTTACCTCTTCtaccctttgctctctttcattttcctcattcattagctctttccatcttccctttacttctgtggcacctgtcaacacatgtccctctctgtccttaATCACCTGAACCTGCTGGACGTCTTtcccatctctatctctctgttttgcTAACCTGTGtaaatcattctctccctccttacttTCTAACCTAACATACAAGTCATCATACGCcctttgtttggcctttgcGACCTCTACCTTGACCTTGTGCTGCATCTCCCTgtactcctgtctgctctcttcagtctcctcagtgtcccactttttctttgctaacCTCTTTCTCGTTATATACTCCTGCACTTCCCCATTCCACCACCAAGTCTCCTTATCTACTTTCCTTCTAGACGACACACCAAATACTCTCCTACCTGTCTCCCTGATTACATTAGCTGTCGTCAGCTCTCCCTGACCACCCAGATTCTTTCTCAACTCCTCCCTGAAAACCATAGAAcagtcctctcttttcagcttccaccacgttgtcctttgttctgtctttgtcctcttcgtcttccttGTCACCAGATTCATCCTATGCTGACTTGCTACACTCTCACCCACCACTACTTTGCAGTCACTGATCTCCTTCAGATGACATGGTCTATACAAGATGTAGTCTACCTGTGTGCTCCTACCTCCACTCTTATAAGTCACCCtatgctcatgactcttctgGAAAAAAGGATTCACTCCAGCCATTTCCATCCTTGTGGCAAAGTCTaccaccatctgtccctctgtgttcctgtcttggttaccaaacctgcccatcacttcttcatcacctctatttcctgcaccaacatgtccatTGACGTCTGCACCAATTACAACTCTCTCACCTCTGGGGatattctgcatcacttcatctaactcactccagaatgtttccttctcctctaattcacatcccacctgtggggcatagccactaataacatttaacatcacaccttcaatttcAAGCTTCAGACTCATCAGTCTATGTGACACTCTTTTCACTTCCAGGACATTCCTAACAAACTCCTCCTTTAGGATAACCCCTCctccatttctcttcctatcAATACCATAGTAGTACAACTTCAAACCTGCACCTAAGCTTCTCGCCTTGCTACCTTTCCACCTGGTCTTCTGGACACACAGTATATCCACCGTCCCTGACCATGTATTATTTCATACAAgtacactttaaaataaaagttagaACTTGTCCTTAATTGTTCACAACTATTACATTTTACCCAAAGTAAttctataatataataagtcAGCTATGAAGATAATCTTATTTGTTATGGAGATTATTGCTAAACAATTGTCTGAAAACACCAGAGAACAGTCTGTGAGGTTCTCTGTTGAACACAAGCTCAGAAAAGAGGAGGTGAAAGTATCAGGAGAGAACCCAGCATGACACAGTGGAACAATGTTAGAACACTTGGTAACAGAAAGAACAGACATTTCCATTACTGGAAACCGGTTGCCTGAATATAGCACACATGCTACATATAGTACATGAAGCATGCTGCCACTGGTAGCATGTATGTAGCATGTACATGctacaaacaaatgtcttttgctaaatgttgaggacacaaagtacacacacattcatgaatgtgtgtgtacttacatTATGTCTATAATCATACAAGAGGGAATATTGACATACACAATAATGATTGTACGCACTGCTGCACTTTGCAACTCACCTTGAACACACCTCTCATTAACTGGCAGCGTTTCAAACGTGCACTGAGCATTCATCAACTGCCACTGAAAGAGGGCGCTGTTGAGCCACTAAACTcccaaaaatacatttccaatACACAGCAAGTGGAATCTCTTATATAATTGGTTACACAGTCGTGTCCAAGGCTGACAAGGACCCCCTGGAGGTCGTCTGGTCTTCTCTGCTGGGTGAGCTGCACATGTTTGGATCAGAGCTTTAAACAACAGAAGAGTGAGCGCTCCATATAATGATGACAGAGCTTCCTGGTACATGGTCTATGTATGTCCGGCAGGtttataatgaaatgtgtcctgGTTGTGAATCATGTCGTCTGTCATGTAAATGCATGCAGTGGATTGATTTACATCGTGTGTGTCCTTCACTGGGCGTGGAGACAAGATTTGTTTCTCTAATTGTGTTTGCATCAAGTAAATGATGAGATTGAGGAAGactaataatgatatttattttattattacattacatgtcatttagcagacacttttatccaaagcgacttacaataagtgcattaaacatttgggtacaaattagagctagaagtaagtaagag contains these protein-coding regions:
- the bbs1 gene encoding Bardet-Biedl syndrome 1 protein; this translates as MSESSCDGGRWLDAHYDPVAGLYTFSSCVDLADLSGDGESRLLVGDLGSGSSGMKLKVFRGTALLSESTLLDLPTGLVAFFMDLHEPRIPAVAVASGPCVYVYKNLRPYFKFTLPGLEVNTLEQDVWQQAREGHIDPVTLKEMLEGVREKADVPLSVRSLRFLSLETSDMDEFVQLHKQQPIRRQTVITCIGTLKKSTADEDGVSCLVIGTESSDVYVLDPEAFIILSKMSLPAPPTMMDVTGQFDVEFRVTVACRNGNIYILRRDSDKPKYCVELSSHPVGLVRVGKSVVVGCTDESLQGFTQKGKRLWRTILPAPITTMAAMDLPTRGFQAVLVGLANCDVQLYRDKNLLSTIKTPDVVTSICFGRYGREDGTLIMTTKGGGMMVKILKRTATFDDRDSAPGPPLAQGVRLNVPKKTKLYVDQTLRERENGVAMHRAFQMDLSRMRLAAAKAYVKALESSLAPVSSSLSEPLKMNAVVQGLGPSFKLTLNVQNTAACRPVMNLAVSFLYDESLYRMRNPYMRIPLLVPGLVYPVETFVECTSDKGISDIIKVFVLHEGKSRPLLTAHINMPVSEGLTLH
- the lect2.1 gene encoding leukocyte cell derived chemotaxin 2, tandem duplicate 1 gives rise to the protein MRRIVAALALLCVCEAVRFGQLCSGNPNNERRISDSWGYGHFGAKRGPREHKGLDIACEDGSVVYAPFDVTLEGQLTVYTDPAKAAINSGINLSGGGLRFKLFYVRPDRTSGTVTKGQRIGVMLPMQSVYPGITSHVHVQMSDKSDPTPYF